One window of Nostoc sp. NIES-3756 genomic DNA carries:
- a CDS encoding glycosyltransferase produces the protein MTQTTPTTPSRTLKITILAIGSRGDVQPYCALGMGLKRAGHEVTVATNENFADFVRQCDLEFVAISYAGRSCAIAPNFQDFLQSQQGQQLIAGEKLKPEQEDELLRSQLQSAWAVCQGTDVIIYTPLTNWAYHIAEKLGVSCFFASCVPLTPTGAFGFLRFAQSTKNPLKKVINYASYFIAELLYWLRYRKLINAFRSETLQLSPLPYLGRRFRRITPANVAKIPVLYGFSSHVIPRPQDWPQWVHVTGYWFIDAGETYEDEAPDKLLDFLGFKVKPLCIGFGSMTMPNPEYLTYYIVEALKKTHQGGVILSGWGNLGNIVNVKDSMRVCVVKDVPHDWLLTQVSAMIHHEGAGTTAATLRAGIPSIVVPFFADQRVWGELLIRLGVSPVPIPYKKVTEETLAPAIKVVLGDEVMRLKAQELGEKIRNEDGVANAVEAFHRHLGLIG, from the coding sequence TTGACCCAAACTACACCCACTACCCCAAGCCGAACGCTAAAGATTACAATCCTCGCAATCGGGTCGAGAGGAGACGTTCAACCGTATTGTGCTTTGGGTATGGGCTTGAAACGTGCGGGTCATGAGGTAACAGTAGCAACCAACGAAAACTTTGCTGATTTTGTGAGGCAGTGTGATTTGGAATTTGTGGCGATCAGCTATGCTGGGCGCTCTTGCGCCATCGCTCCTAATTTCCAAGATTTTTTGCAATCTCAACAAGGTCAGCAGCTAATTGCCGGAGAAAAACTCAAGCCGGAACAAGAGGACGAACTGTTACGCTCCCAATTGCAATCAGCTTGGGCAGTTTGCCAAGGCACAGACGTAATTATCTACACACCGCTAACAAACTGGGCATATCACATTGCAGAGAAATTAGGTGTATCTTGCTTTTTCGCATCATGCGTACCATTGACTCCTACAGGAGCATTTGGATTTTTGAGATTCGCTCAGAGTACAAAAAACCCACTCAAGAAAGTCATTAACTATGCCAGTTACTTTATCGCAGAGTTATTGTACTGGCTCAGATACCGAAAACTAATCAACGCCTTCAGAAGCGAAACCTTGCAATTGTCTCCGTTGCCATATTTGGGCAGGCGCTTCCGAAGGATAACCCCAGCTAATGTAGCTAAAATTCCGGTACTGTATGGGTTTAGTTCACACGTTATCCCCAGACCCCAGGACTGGCCCCAATGGGTACACGTAACAGGATACTGGTTTATTGACGCTGGGGAAACGTATGAGGATGAGGCTCCTGATAAATTGTTGGATTTCCTTGGATTTAAGGTCAAACCTCTGTGCATTGGATTCGGCAGTATGACAATGCCTAACCCAGAATATCTGACATATTACATCGTGGAAGCATTGAAGAAAACACATCAAGGTGGTGTTATCTTGTCGGGCTGGGGAAATCTGGGCAATATAGTCAACGTCAAAGATTCAATGCGAGTGTGCGTGGTCAAAGACGTTCCACATGATTGGCTGCTGACGCAAGTCTCGGCAATGATTCATCACGAAGGAGCAGGGACAACGGCGGCAACTTTACGAGCTGGGATACCCTCAATTGTCGTACCCTTTTTTGCGGATCAGCGTGTGTGGGGCGAGTTGCTAATAAGATTGGGGGTAAGTCCTGTGCCGATACCGTATAAGAAAGTGACAGAGGAGACTTTAGCTCCAGCGATTAAGGTAGTGTTGGGTGATGAGGTGATGCGGTTGAAAGCACAAGAGTTAGGGGAGAAGATTCGGAATGAGGATGGTGTGGCGAATGCTGTGGAAGCGTTTCATCGGCATTTGGGGCTAATTGGGTGA
- a CDS encoding FAD-binding domain-containing protein: MHLLWFRRDLRLTDNEIVTLATANRAVVVPLFIIDPWFYTWADVGKARVRFLFESLENLDFNLRKLGSRLYLFEGNSVEILQELTRQLIEQSEKPKLFSNRDVQVEYGISRDKAIVDFYKDLKLDYQIGLNNFLQLEDKRDNWFEDYYTYQRRSQYQAPQTINTPNISVNLPQLTIEGLKQKYQHFWSVEKVYFPGGETQALSKLDSFLKSRYQGYHWKLSRPMLSQLGATSHLSPHLTFGTISVRHVYQRTKLRAEELKHQPKADFSLKAFRDRLRWHDSFTQRLYFYPEIAYKNRYEEFDNLYTPEALSTAKQELFEAWLQGQTGFPLIDASMRQLKTMGWMNFRMRAMCATFLTINCGISWHHGAKHYMNCLVDGDLAIDNWQWQMQSGVTNPLSDTFRIYNPNKNIQEKDPEGSFIYHWVEELRPYSLPEIIQEKYTGNSSYPQAILDWSQTRKVNGKIVSDLRKQTKQRLISQGGDELENAVVAKETVDKYWQHKDREYQQYQQKLAQE; encoded by the coding sequence ATGCACCTGCTGTGGTTCCGCCGAGATTTGCGGTTAACGGATAATGAAATAGTTACGCTAGCAACTGCCAATAGAGCAGTAGTTGTGCCACTGTTCATTATTGACCCGTGGTTTTACACTTGGGCTGATGTAGGGAAAGCCAGAGTTAGGTTTTTGTTTGAGTCGTTAGAAAATTTAGACTTCAATTTGAGAAAGTTGGGAAGTCGGCTGTATTTATTTGAAGGTAATTCGGTTGAGATTTTGCAAGAGTTGACACGACAGCTAATAGAGCAATCAGAAAAACCCAAGCTGTTCTCTAACCGAGATGTGCAAGTAGAGTACGGTATCAGTCGAGATAAAGCAATAGTTGATTTTTATAAGGATTTAAAGCTCGATTATCAGATTGGGTTAAATAACTTTTTGCAGCTAGAAGATAAGCGTGACAACTGGTTTGAGGATTACTATACATATCAAAGGCGATCGCAGTATCAAGCCCCTCAAACTATTAATACACCTAATATAAGTGTGAACTTACCACAGTTAACAATTGAAGGACTCAAACAAAAGTATCAGCATTTTTGGTCAGTAGAGAAAGTATACTTTCCTGGTGGAGAAACGCAAGCTTTGTCCAAATTAGATTCATTTTTGAAAAGTAGATACCAGGGGTATCACTGGAAGCTGTCGCGTCCGATGTTGTCACAGCTTGGTGCGACATCGCATCTATCACCACATTTAACTTTTGGCACTATTTCAGTTCGTCATGTCTATCAAAGAACTAAACTCAGAGCCGAAGAACTAAAACATCAGCCCAAAGCAGACTTTTCACTAAAAGCATTCCGTGACCGTTTACGCTGGCATGATAGCTTTACCCAAAGACTATATTTTTATCCAGAAATTGCTTACAAGAATCGTTACGAAGAATTTGATAATCTATATACACCAGAAGCGTTGTCAACAGCAAAGCAGGAATTATTTGAGGCATGGCTTCAGGGTCAGACAGGTTTTCCTCTAATTGATGCCAGTATGCGCCAACTCAAAACAATGGGCTGGATGAACTTTCGCATGAGAGCGATGTGTGCCACGTTCTTAACAATTAACTGTGGGATTTCCTGGCATCACGGAGCGAAACATTATATGAATTGTTTAGTAGATGGGGATTTAGCAATTGATAACTGGCAGTGGCAGATGCAATCGGGTGTAACTAATCCGTTGAGTGATACATTTCGTATATATAATCCAAACAAAAATATACAAGAGAAAGACCCGGAAGGAAGCTTTATTTACCATTGGGTTGAAGAATTAAGACCTTACAGCTTGCCAGAAATTATTCAAGAGAAATACACAGGCAATAGTTCTTACCCCCAAGCAATATTAGATTGGTCGCAGACAAGAAAGGTAAACGGGAAAATCGTCTCTGACCTACGTAAGCAAACCAAACAGCGATTAATCTCTCAGGGAGGAGATGAGTTGGAAAATGCTGTGGTTGCTAAAGAGACTGTAGACAAATATTGGCAACATAAAGACAGGGAATACCAGCAGTATCAGCAAAAACTGGCTCAAGAATAA
- the rpaB gene encoding response regulator transcription factor RpaB, whose amino-acid sequence MFKLESGTEKILVVDDEASIRRILETRLVMIGYDVVTARDGEEALTTFRTSSPDLVVLDVMMPKLDGYGVCQELRKESDVPIIMLTALADVADRITGLELGADDYIAKPFSPKELESRIRSILRRRSRKATSEGIPNSGIIEIDNLKIYTNKRQVYRGNERIRLTGLEYSLLELLVSHSGKSFSRGEILQQIWGYGAEQHADTRVVDVHISRLRSKLETDPNNPEFILTSRGTGYLFQRITQAEQN is encoded by the coding sequence CTGTTTAAGTTGGAAAGTGGTACAGAAAAAATCCTGGTAGTAGATGACGAAGCAAGTATTCGCCGGATTTTAGAAACAAGGCTAGTGATGATTGGCTACGATGTGGTAACAGCTAGAGACGGAGAAGAAGCGTTAACAACGTTTCGCACTTCCTCTCCAGACTTAGTAGTTCTTGATGTGATGATGCCAAAGCTAGATGGGTATGGTGTCTGTCAAGAATTACGTAAAGAATCAGATGTGCCGATTATCATGCTAACAGCGCTGGCAGACGTTGCCGACAGGATCACAGGTTTAGAATTAGGGGCAGATGATTACATAGCCAAACCATTTTCCCCCAAAGAGCTAGAATCGAGGATTCGCTCGATATTAAGGCGACGCTCTAGAAAAGCGACTAGTGAAGGGATTCCCAACTCAGGAATAATCGAAATAGACAATCTCAAAATTTATACGAATAAGCGACAAGTTTATAGAGGCAATGAGCGGATTCGCTTAACAGGATTAGAGTACAGCCTGTTAGAGTTGCTGGTGAGCCACAGTGGAAAATCGTTTTCCCGTGGAGAGATTCTACAGCAGATATGGGGATACGGAGCAGAACAACACGCGGACACTCGTGTAGTGGATGTGCATATATCCAGATTGCGCTCGAAGTTAGAAACTGACCCCAACAATCCAGAATTTATTTTGACAAGTAGAGGAACTGGCTATCTCTTTCAAAGAATTACTCAAGCAGAACAGAATTAA
- a CDS encoding DinB/UmuC family translesion DNA polymerase — MSNAFILKIKFSNDQQITCSKTLPNYIRESETIIATATALFEAVELENRSIRLLGIYLSNLENEKQTQVIQLPLFSTSGMVF; from the coding sequence ATTTCTAATGCGTTTATACTGAAAATAAAGTTCTCCAATGACCAGCAAATTACGTGCAGTAAGACTTTACCTAACTACATCCGTGAGTCAGAAACAATTATTGCTACAGCGACAGCATTATTTGAGGCAGTTGAGCTAGAAAACCGTAGTATTAGGTTGTTAGGAATTTACTTGTCCAACCTGGAGAATGAGAAACAGACACAAGTAATTCAACTGCCACTGTTTTCAACTTCAGGCATGGTTTTTTAG
- a CDS encoding SAM-dependent methyltransferase gives MEVPSVANTARIIDYWLGGSHHFPVDEEAAKVFEQVYPKSPEVFQELRAYIGKVSRYMESQGINQFVVFGAGLPTCGNVHEAAPESKVVYTDIDRANIEIGRALLANNPQADYTFCDVTNLMTLDQSVIANVLGNVQRLGIVLIGVCAFIKDETLTQVLEQLYDWSPAGSILALDFDGKAAAEYPQLLQLMDSLGAHLYLRNPAMIKPLLGRWQLSSAGILPVSMWEAEVSSQVMEINEQAFMYGCVVYK, from the coding sequence ATGGAAGTTCCCTCAGTTGCGAACACAGCAAGAATTATTGATTATTGGTTAGGAGGTTCTCATCACTTTCCGGTGGATGAAGAAGCAGCCAAAGTATTTGAGCAAGTATACCCCAAAAGCCCAGAAGTATTCCAAGAACTTAGAGCATATATCGGAAAAGTATCGCGTTATATGGAATCTCAAGGAATCAACCAGTTTGTGGTTTTTGGTGCGGGGCTACCAACTTGTGGCAATGTTCATGAAGCAGCACCAGAGTCAAAAGTAGTATATACAGATATAGATCGAGCTAATATTGAAATAGGACGTGCCTTGCTAGCGAATAATCCCCAAGCGGATTATACATTTTGTGATGTAACAAACTTGATGACTTTAGATCAGTCTGTGATAGCAAATGTTTTGGGAAATGTGCAGCGTTTAGGGATAGTGTTAATAGGTGTATGCGCTTTTATTAAAGATGAAACTTTAACTCAAGTTCTAGAACAACTCTATGATTGGTCGCCAGCAGGAAGCATATTGGCATTAGATTTTGATGGAAAAGCGGCAGCAGAATATCCTCAACTACTCCAATTAATGGACTCATTAGGCGCTCATTTATATTTGCGAAATCCAGCGATGATAAAACCATTGTTAGGACGTTGGCAATTAAGCAGCGCAGGCATCTTACCAGTGTCGATGTGGGAAGCGGAAGTATCGTCACAAGTAATGGAGATTAATGAACAAGCGTTTATGTATGGATGCGTTGTTTATAAATAG